The sequence TGTTTGAAGTTTCACAAATTGATACCTTTTACCTGCTGATTCATAGGCGCGGAAGTATTCTGGAGGCGAGACCTCTCTTACTAGGGAATCTGATCtaagagagggagaagagggagactCCTGGGCGGGAGAAATCCCTCAGGGCATCCGACTGCTCGGCCTGATCGCAAAAAACACCTGATAGGGCAAGATCTCTCAAAAACCAATCAGAAGTCTTCGAAACAAACGAATTACAAGTAAAATCAAGTGAAAAAAATTAGAAATAAGAGTAATAATTCATTTATCTGTGAACTGTATGGAAGATCAACGTGCGACCGTCAGTGGTGTACTTGCTTGAGTACTGTCTGCGACCTGGACTCTTTGATTGGAGGGAGAGATTTTGATCTAGACACGCTGAACCCGCCAGACTCATTTTTTACGAGAACTACTAGATGGGCAAATTAGGCAGGTTATAAAATGAGTTCTACATCTGTGAAGAAAACGATGAGATAGTGACTGCGCGTGGGAAAGAACATACACTTGAGTGAAGTCGGATTTCCAATACATCTTGTTAGCAGTGTTTTCATGTGATTTCAGTAAAAATGAGAGATTTAAATAGAGATATGTGCTTAAAGATCTTGTCTCCCGATTCAAAGTGGACTGTCACTGCTCAAGGAATCAAATCGCCTTGGCTTCTTTCAAGATCGCGAATAATTACAGTCATTGCGCAGACCTCCGCATTCACTCCTTAAACAGCGCAATTTGAACGCCAGTTTTATTTGAAGGTCCCACCCGCATCACTCCAACATAAGGGTTCGGATCTCTGGCTTCAATCCTCTTGTAGACGCGCATCAGCCGAGCCAGGAAGTAGCTAGCTTCCGCTGTGACCAGCATCTGAGCGGGACAACGACGTGGACCTCCACCGAAGGGCACGAAGCTCCAGTAGGGCCGAAGATTCTCCCATCGCTCAGGCCGGAATTCCTCAACGTCAGGACCCCAGATATCTGGATCTCGATGGATGACATTCTTGTTAACCTGGACGACATCCCCCTTACGGACAAAGATTGGTTGCTTGCCATCTGGACCTCCACCCATGGGTAATGTGGTGTCATGGATGCACTTTCGCACCTGGGTCACACCATTGGGATAAAGGCGATGTGCTATTTTAAGTTGTGTAAGTTTATGAGATACTCATTTTGATAGAGTAGGAGGGTCGGGCAGAAATACTCACTCTCGTTCAAAATGCCAATGAGATATTTCATGTTTCGCAGTACCGAGAATGTCAACTCCACGTCGCCCAGCGCGAGTACCTCCTGCCGGCATTTCTCGTAAATCTCTGGATGACGGGCAAGATTCCAGAGGATATggctgatgaagatggaagtGGTATCGTTATTGGGCACAAAGATCAAGCAGATCTGAGACCGGAGAGCCTCCTTGTCCTGAGGAAGATTGCTCGCCATGTACCACAGAAGATCCTTGCGATCGGCTTGTTCGGGATCTTTCCCTTGGCTCTTGTATTCGTCGAGCTCTTTGTATGTTCGATCAATATGGCTGTTCAAATATTTGTGGACCACGTCAACCGCATCGAGCCATGCCTGGTGACGGAAGAGCCAGATATACTTGTACCACTGGAGTCGAAGCCGAAGACCTCGGAGAACGTCCACCATGGCCCAGCAAATGGGCGCTCTCTCTGGGTAGACCAGAGACTCAATTGAATCTCCAAAGAGGGACTCAGTAGTCACATCAAGGAACTATGAACCACACCGGTTAGCTGTGTTTGAGTTCAAGCTTTTCCGAATTTCAATTCCAGCccatgagaagaaaagcGAACATACCCAACGTTGAATGAGTGGCTGAATATTGACCGTTTCGCCGTCCGCCGGCAGCAGATCCAGAATTCGGTCGACGTGAATGGACAGACGACTGGTATCCCTGAAGGTTTCCGGCTTGAAAAAGGGCTTGATCAGAAATCTACTGAATTCCCACTCATGCCCATCGACGGTATTGACGCCCTTGTCCGCGAATGGAGCAGTCGCCTTGTTATTGCGTCGCATCGGACCAACTGCAAAGTCCTGCCAGTTGATGGCGGACATACTTTTCATGTTCTCAGGTTCGATGGTGTAAATGAACCGAGTGCCGACAAAATTGACCAAAAAGGTCTTTGGTAGGTCTCGGTGCACCTTATTGAGCCAAACAAGAAAGTAGTCATTCTTCAAGGCTTTAGCCATACCGAGAACAATGTCGAAGCCGAAAAATGGGTCGCGATGAGGGTATCGGGGGATCTTGCCACACCCATGCTGCTTGCGTTTGTGTTCGTACACAACCCAGTCAACAGCAATCATGCAGCAGGAATAAATGACCCATGCAGACAGGGCATATTTGATGCCATCGAGAAAAGTGGTGTGTTGAAGGAGAGTGGGCAAACTCTCCTTCGAAAACATGTGAAGCAGACTCATTCCTGTGGAAGATACTGGGGATAGGAGTGAGGGTACAGAAAGCCTTCACCCAGGGACCTATTCATTTTTCAGTCCTCTGAATCAGATGTTCggctctttcctcttttaGGAAAAGTTGACGATTATCTGAGTATCGCGGAGTATAGCCGTGGTGGAAATCCCGGGGACTGAACGTAATCCCGTGGATTCCCCGTAATCCCGCCCAATATCCCGCCACGCCGCGTTCGCCGCCGTCGCCCCCGTCCACTGCAGCAATTAGGGCTTCGTGCATGACCCACTATTCTCCACGGTAAGACATAGCTAGGATGTTATACATAGATGATCTAGATAGACATAGACCAGGTCCTGTAATTGAACAACCTCTCAGTCGACATACACCAGGAAAACCACAAGGCAGACTTCAGAGGCATACCACCTTCCTTGTACCTCTTCACACCCACATTCACATACCACTCGCCCAACATGCAAGACTTGATTGCTATTGTTGGTTCTGCCTGTCGATTTCCCGGGCAATCAGATAGCCCCTCAAAACTATGGGCTCAATTAAGGGACCCCGTCGATCTTCGCAAGACATTCTCCTCTGAAAGATTGAACCTTGCTCGATTCTACCACCCCGATGGAGAACATCACGGCAGCACAGATGTACAAGGCATCTCGTACTTGCTGTCAGAGGATCCCCGTCAGTTTGATGCCTCCTTCTTCAATATCAACCCCCGCGAGGCGGAGGGAATGGATCCTCAACAAAGGCTGCTGCTGGAGACGGCCTACGAAGCCCTTGAAGCTGCTGGATATTCACTGGAGGCCATGAACGGCTCGAAGACTTCTGTTCACGTCGGTGTGATGAACACAGATTTCAGCAACATTCAGCTTCGAGATTCAGAAGTACTACCGACGTACAACGCCACAGGAACATCAATAAGCATTCTTTCGAATCGACTGTCATACTTTTTCAACTTAAAGGGCCCTTCAGTGACTGTTGACACGGCTTGCTCTAGCTCATTAGTGGCCCTGCATCAAGCCGTCCAAGGCCTTCACGCCGGTGACGCAAGCTCTGCCATTGTCGCCGGTGCcaatttgatttttgatcCTGCCATGTATATCGCGGAATCAAGCTTACACATGCTATCCCCGGACTCATGCTCGAGGATGTGGGATAAAGATGCCAATGGATATGCTCGCGGAGAAGGTTTTGGAGTATTGGTTCTCAAGCCACTGAGCCGAGCCATCATGGATGGGGATCATATCGAGGCTGTCATCCGCAGCACAGGCGTCAACTCCGATGGCCGTACCAAGGGCATCACGATGCCCAATGCTGCATCTCAAACCGAGCTCATCCGACAAACATACCGAAATGCAGGTCTCGACCCTGTCGTTGATCGATGCCAGTATTTCGAATGCCACGGAACAGGTACCGCGGCAGGAGATCCGATAGAAGCCCGCGCGGTCCACGACGCATTCTTTCCCGCCGAAACAAACACGGCTTCAGATCCACCTATACCCGACGGTAAGCTGTACGTCGGATCCGTGAAGACAATTATTGGCCATCTCGAAGGTTGTGCGGGCATTGCCGGAGTCCTCAAAGCTGTCCTCGCCATCAAGAATCGTGTCATTCCTCCCAATTTGCATTTTCATGAGCCAAATCCTCAGGTCCTTCCATTTTGCGCCCGTCTTGAAATTCCAACAGTCCCCATACCATGGCCGGATACTGGCAGAGCTCCCATGCGCGCAAGTGTCAACAGCTTTGGATTTGGTGGCACCAACGCCCACGCCATCATCGAAGGATACGATGCATTGAGCAACCCAGTGAGAGAGACAACGATATCGCCTGATGATCGATTCATCGGACCACTCTTGTTTTCTGCC comes from Penicillium oxalicum strain HP7-1 chromosome I, whole genome shotgun sequence and encodes:
- a CDS encoding Cytochrome monooxygenase apdE, which produces MSLLHMFSKESLPTLLQHTTFLDGIKYALSAWVIYSCCMIAVDWVVYEHKRKQHGCGKIPRYPHRDPFFGFDIVLGMAKALKNDYFLVWLNKVHRDLPKTFLVNFVGTRFIYTIEPENMKSMSAINWQDFAVGPMRRNNKATAPFADKGVNTVDGHEWEFSRFLIKPFFKPETFRDTSRLSIHVDRILDLLPADGETVNIQPLIQRWFLDVTTESLFGDSIESLVYPERAPICWAMVDVLRGLRLRLQWYKYIWLFRHQAWLDAVDVVHKYLNSHIDRTYKELDEYKSQGKDPEQADRKDLLWYMASNLPQDKEALRSQICLIFVPNNDTTSIFISHILWNLARHPEIYEKCRQEVLALGDVELTFSVLRNMKYLIGILNETHRLYPNGVTQVRKCIHDTTLPMGGGPDGKQPIFVRKGDVVQVNKNVIHRDPDIWGPDVEEFRPERWENLRPYWSFVPFGGGPRRCPAQMLVTAEASYFLARLMRVYKRIEARDPNPYVGVMRVGPSNKTGVQIALFKE